From a single Micromonospora pallida genomic region:
- a CDS encoding 4-hydroxy-3-methylbut-2-enyl diphosphate reductase, producing the protein MTEAQATPQTGKRVLLAKPRGYCAGVDRAVQTVEEALTLYGAPIYVRKQIVHNKHVVRTLEAKGAIFVEENEEVPEGATVIFSAHGVAPEVHEQARARSLKAIDATCPLVTKVHHEAKRFAAEDYDILLIGHEGHEEVIGTTGEAPAHIQLVDGPEDADKVTVRDPEKVVWLSQTTLSVDETMETVARLKKRLPMLQSPPSDDICYATSNRQQVVKEIAPQCDVVIVVGSRNSSNSVRLVEVALDAGAGTGHLVDFASEIDDAWLAGAGTVGLTSGASVPDELVQEVLAHLAARGFTDVEEVVTATERLTFSLPQELKRDMRTAAAARA; encoded by the coding sequence GTGACCGAGGCTCAGGCGACCCCCCAGACCGGCAAGCGCGTGCTCCTGGCGAAGCCCCGTGGCTACTGCGCCGGCGTCGACCGCGCGGTGCAGACCGTCGAGGAGGCGCTCACGCTCTACGGCGCTCCGATCTACGTGCGCAAGCAGATCGTGCACAACAAGCACGTGGTCCGGACGCTGGAGGCCAAGGGCGCGATCTTCGTGGAGGAGAACGAGGAGGTCCCGGAGGGGGCCACCGTCATCTTCTCCGCGCATGGCGTCGCCCCCGAGGTGCACGAGCAGGCCCGGGCCCGGTCGCTGAAGGCCATCGACGCGACCTGCCCGCTGGTGACCAAGGTCCACCACGAGGCGAAGCGGTTCGCCGCCGAGGACTACGACATCCTGCTGATCGGGCACGAGGGGCACGAGGAGGTCATCGGCACCACCGGTGAGGCTCCCGCCCACATCCAACTCGTGGACGGTCCCGAGGACGCCGACAAGGTGACCGTGCGGGACCCGGAGAAGGTCGTCTGGCTCTCCCAGACCACCCTGTCGGTGGACGAGACGATGGAGACGGTGGCCCGCCTGAAGAAGCGGCTGCCGATGCTCCAGTCCCCGCCGAGCGACGACATCTGCTACGCCACCTCCAACCGCCAGCAGGTGGTCAAGGAGATCGCGCCGCAGTGCGACGTGGTGATCGTGGTCGGCTCGCGTAACTCCTCCAACTCGGTCCGCCTGGTCGAGGTCGCCCTGGACGCGGGCGCCGGCACCGGCCACCTCGTCGACTTCGCCTCGGAGATCGACGACGCCTGGCTGGCCGGGGCCGGCACGGTCGGCCTGACCTCCGGCGCGAGCGTCCCGGACGAGCTGGTCCAGGAGGTGCTGGCCCACCTCGCCGCCCGCGGCTTCACCGACGTGGAGGAGGTCGTCACCGCCACCGAGCGGCTGACCTTCTCCCTCCCGCAGGAACTCAAGCGGGACATGCGTACTGCGGCGGCGGCCCGGGCCTGA
- the xseA gene encoding exodeoxyribonuclease VII large subunit → MSDGDGRSTAEEPWPVRVVSQKVGAWIARLGWVWVDGQVAQISRRPGASTVFLTLRDPSADLSLTVTTNRDVLDAGAPELREGARVVLHAKPEFYAARGTLSLRADEIRQVGLGELLARLEKLKKLLAAEGLFDRARKRRPPFLPGRVGLITGRASAAERDVLTNARRRWPAVDFRTVNVAVQGAGAVPQIVDALKVLDADPSVDVIVIARGGGSIEDLLPFSDEALCRAVFACRTPVVSAIGHESDAPLLDYVADVRASTPTDAAKRVVPDLAEEVRLIRQARHRLERSVRNLVDRESHRLDLLRSRPVLARPQVMIEQRAADLAALRGRTGRCLDHRLGTAEGDLRHTLARLRALSPAATLDRGYAIVQRTDGHVVRDPAEVSPGDPLRLRLAAGELAATVDG, encoded by the coding sequence GTGAGTGACGGGGATGGTCGGAGCACGGCGGAGGAGCCGTGGCCGGTGCGGGTGGTCAGCCAGAAGGTCGGAGCCTGGATCGCCCGGCTCGGCTGGGTCTGGGTCGACGGGCAGGTGGCGCAGATCAGCCGACGCCCGGGTGCCTCCACCGTCTTCCTCACCCTGCGGGACCCGTCGGCCGACCTGAGCCTCACCGTCACCACCAACCGGGACGTGCTCGACGCGGGCGCGCCCGAGCTGCGCGAGGGAGCCCGGGTGGTGCTGCACGCCAAGCCGGAGTTCTACGCCGCCCGGGGCACGCTCAGCCTCCGGGCCGACGAGATCCGCCAGGTCGGCCTGGGTGAACTGCTGGCCCGGCTGGAGAAACTCAAGAAGCTGCTCGCCGCCGAGGGACTTTTCGACCGGGCCCGCAAACGCCGGCCGCCGTTCCTGCCCGGCCGGGTCGGCCTGATCACCGGCCGGGCCTCCGCCGCCGAGCGGGATGTGTTGACCAATGCCCGCCGCCGGTGGCCGGCGGTGGACTTCCGCACCGTCAACGTGGCCGTGCAGGGGGCGGGCGCGGTGCCGCAGATCGTGGACGCGCTCAAGGTGCTCGACGCCGACCCGTCCGTCGACGTGATCGTCATCGCCCGGGGCGGCGGCAGCATCGAGGATCTGCTCCCCTTCTCCGACGAGGCGCTCTGCCGGGCGGTCTTCGCCTGCCGTACGCCGGTGGTCAGCGCGATCGGCCACGAGAGCGACGCCCCGCTGCTCGACTACGTGGCGGACGTCCGGGCCTCCACCCCGACCGACGCCGCGAAGCGGGTGGTCCCCGACCTGGCCGAGGAGGTACGCCTCATCCGGCAGGCCCGGCATCGGCTGGAACGCTCCGTACGCAACCTCGTCGACCGGGAGTCTCATCGTCTCGACCTGCTGCGTTCCCGTCCGGTGCTGGCGCGCCCGCAGGTCATGATCGAGCAGCGGGCCGCCGACCTGGCCGCCCTGCGCGGCCGGACCGGTCGGTGCCTGGACCACCGGCTCGGCACCGCCGAGGGCGACCTGCGGCACACCCTGGCCCGGCTGCGCGCCCTCTCCCCCGCCGCCACCCTGGACCGCGGCTACGCGATCGTGCAGCGCACGGACGGGCACGTCGTCCGCGACCCGGCCGAGGTCTCCCCCGGCGACCCGTTGCGGTTACGCCTCGCCGCCGGTGAACTCGCCGCGACGGTGGACGGGTGA
- a CDS encoding exodeoxyribonuclease VII small subunit → MTEEKNTERLSYEQARAELASVVERLEAGGTSLEESLALWERGERLAEICQHWLDGARARLDAARQDADS, encoded by the coding sequence ATGACCGAGGAGAAGAACACCGAACGGCTCAGCTACGAACAGGCCCGCGCCGAACTGGCGTCGGTGGTGGAACGGCTGGAGGCCGGCGGTACGTCGCTGGAGGAGTCGCTGGCGCTCTGGGAGCGGGGCGAGCGGCTCGCCGAGATCTGCCAACACTGGCTGGACGGTGCCCGAGCGCGGCTGGACGCCGCCCGGCAGGACGCCGACTCCTGA